ACAACGGTGGGGGAAAAAAGGCGGTAAGGTAGAGATTGATGAAAATGGGACTTGGATTTATACTAATAAAAAGGGACAATCTGTTAGTTATCCAGATGGCTATCCTGATTTCACACATTATAGCCATCCTACAGTAAAGCCAGTCGAGATTACAATTGCAACTCCAACAAATCGCCGTTTAGATTATAAAGAAGCAAATCTAAAAGCTGGCTTAAATAAAAATTCTGACCCCCCAGTTCCGGCTTTGAACGAGCCCCCTAAAGGGTATGTTTGGCATCATCATCAAGATGGAAAAACAATGATTCTCGTTGAAGAAAAAATTCATACCGAGTTCACCCATGTTGGAGGAGTAAGTACAGTTAACGGAAAATATTAAGGAGGAGTATATGATGGTAGAATTTCGCGAAACGAATAATAACATTTCATTAGAAGAAATAAAAAAATTTGAAATGGATAACAATCTAGAATTAACTGAAAAGTATAAAGAATTCTTATTAAAGTGTAATGGTGGGAAAGTTAAACCTAATGTATTTTTAATCTCAAAAGAACAAGGGGAAAGTGTTTTAAGCATTTTTTTTGGAATAGGAGACATGTACTCTAATTTAGCTGATTATATAGATATATTTGAATTTCGACTACCA
The genomic region above belongs to Bacillus sp. A301a_S52 and contains:
- a CDS encoding SMI1/KNR4 family protein gives rise to the protein MVEFRETNNNISLEEIKKFEMDNNLELTEKYKEFLLKCNGGKVKPNVFLISKEQGESVLSIFFGIGDMYSNLADYIDIFEFRLPENFLPIGLDSGGNAICLGTKTPYRDHIYFWDHEQESETPDDMRNMYFLASDIDEFLNMLYEDDE